The genomic window GACCATGAAGCCGTTCTCCATGAGCGCGGCGCTGGAAACCGGCCGCTGGAAACCCACCGACAAGGTCGAGGTGTACCCGGGCACGCTGCAGATCGGCCGCTACACCATTCGTGACGTGTCCCGTACCGAAGGGCCGGTGCTGGACCTCACCGGCATCCTGATCCGCTCCAGTAACGTGGGCATGAGCAAGGTGGCCTTCGATATCGGCGGCGAAGCTATCTATAGCCTGATGCAGAAGGTCGGCCTCGGCCAGGATACCGGCCTGGGCTTCCCCGGCGAACGTGTGGGCAACCTGCCGAACTACCGGGAGTGGCGCAAGGCCGAGACGGCCACGCTGTCTTACGGCTACGGCCTGTCGGTTACCGCCATCCAGCTGGCCCATGCCTACGCGGCGCTGGCCAACAACGGCCGCAGCGTGCCGCTGACCATGGTTCGTGCCGACCGTCAGCCGGAGGCTACCCAGGTAATCCCCGAGCCGGTCGCCAAGACCATGCAGGGCATGCTCCAGCAAGTGATCGAGGCGCCCAACGGCGTGTACCGCGCCCAGGTGCCGGGCTATCACGTGGCTGGCAAGTCCGGTACCGCGCGCAAGACCGCAACCGGCGCCAAGGGCTATGCCGAGAACTCCTACCGCTCCCTGTTCGCCGGTTTCGCGCCGATGAACAACCCGCGCTACGTCGCCGTAGTGGTCATCGATGAACCCAGCAAGGCCGGCTATTTCGGTGGCCTGGTCTCCGCGCCGGTGTTCAGCAAGGTGATGTCCGGCACGCTGCGCCTGATGAACGTGCCGCCGGACAACCTGCCGGCCACCCCGCAGCAACAAGCTGATGCTGCGCCCGCTGCCAAAGGAGGGCGTGGCTGATGCCGATGAGCCTGAACCAACTGCTGCCGCAAGCCGAAAGCGGCGAACTGATCCGTGAGCTGACCCTGGACAGCCGCACCGTCAAGCCGGGCGACCTGTTCCTGGCCGTGCCGGGTGGGCGCCAGGATGGCCGCGCGCACATTGCCGCAGCGCTCACCCAGGGCGCCGCCGCCGTTGCCTACGAAGCGGAAGGCGCCGTGGATCTGCCGCCCAGCGACGTGCCGATGATTGCCATCAAGGGCCTCGCCAAACAGCTCTCCGCCATTGCCGGCCGCTTCTATGGCGAGCCGAGCCGCGGTGTCGAGCTGGTCGGCGTTACCGGTACCAACGGCAAGACCAGCGTCAGCCAGCTGGTGGCCCAGGCGCTGGACCTGCTCGGCGAGCGTTGCGGCATCGTCGGCACGCTCGGCACGGGTTTTTATGGCGCGCTGGAAAGCGGTCGTCACACCACCCCCGACCCGCTGGCGGTGCAAGCGACCCTGGCACGCCTGAAGCAGGCTGGCGCCAAGGCCGTTGCGATGGAGGTGTCCTCCCACGGGCTGGAGCAGGGCCGCGTCGCGGCGCTGGGCTTCGACGTGGCGGTGTTCACCAACCTCTCGCGGGACCATCTGGACTACCACGGCACGATGGAAGCCTACGGCGCCGCCAAGGCCAAGCTGTTTGCCTGGCCGGGCCTGCGTTGCCGGGTCATCAACCTGGATGACGACTTCGGCCGCCAACTGGCGGGCGAGTCCCACGAATCCCGCCTGATGGGGTACAGCCTCAGCGACCCGTCGGCCTATATCTATTGCCGCGAAGCGCAGTTCAGCGACGCCGGCGTGCAGGCGCAGATCGTCACGCCGCAGGGCGAAGGCCTGCTGCGCAGTGCGCTGCTGGGCAAGTTCAACCTGAGCAACCTGCTGGCCGTGGTCGGCGCCTTGCTGGGCCTGGACTACCCGCTGGGCGACGTCCTCAAGGTGCTGCCGCAACTGCAAGGGCCGGTCGGCCGCATGCAGCGTCTGGGCGGCGGCGACAAGCCGCTGGTGGTCGTCGACTACGCCCACACGCCGGACGCGCTGGAAAAAGTCCTGCTGGCCCTGCGCCCGCACGTACATGGCCAACTGCTTTGCCTGTTCGGCTGCGGTGGTGACCGCGACAGCGGCAAGCGCCCGATCATGGCGCAGATCGCCGAGCAGCACGCCGACCGCGTGCTGGTCACCGACGACAACCCGCGCACCGAGAAGAGCGAAGCGATCATCGCCGATATCCGTGCCGGTTTCGCCAAGCCCGACGCGGTGGAGTTCGTTCCCGGTCGTGGCGAGGCCATTGCTCGCCTGATTGCCTCCGCCGGCGCCGATGACGTCGTGCTGCTGGCTGGCAAGGGGCATGAGGATTACCAGGAGATCGACGGTGTTCGCCACCCGTTCTCCGATCTGGACCAGGCCGCCGAGGCGCTGGCTGCCTGGGAGGTGAAGCGTGATTAAGCCCCTTTCGCTCAACGAAATCGCCGGCGCCCTGAATGGCCGCGTGGCCGGTGCCGACGCCCGCTTCGACGCCGTCAGCACCGACAGCCGCGCCATTGTGCCCGGCCAACTGTTCATCGCCCTGACCGGCCCGCGTTTCGACGGCCACGACTACCTGGCCGACGTCGCCGCCAAGGGCGCGGTTGCCGCCCTGGTCGAGCGCGAAGTCGCCGACGCACCGCTGCCCCAGCTGGTGGTGAAAGACACCCGTATCGCGCTCGGCCAGCTCGGCGCGCTGAACCGTGCCGCCTTTACCGGCCGTGTCGCCGCCGTCACCGGCTCCAGCGGCAAGACCACCGTGAAGGAAATGCTGGCAAGCATCCTGCGGACCCAGGGCGACGTCCTGGCCACCCGCGGCAACCTGAACAACGACCTCGGTGCGCCGCTGACCCTGTTGCAGCTGGCTCCGGAGCACCAGAGTGCGGTCATCGAGCTGGGCGCCAACCGTGTCGGCGAAATCGCCTACACCGTGTCGCTGACCCGTCCCCAGGTCGCTATCATCACCAACGCCGGCACCGCCCACGTCGGCGAGTTCGGTGGCCAGGACAAGATCGTCCTGGCCAAGGGCGAGATCCTCGAAGGGCTGGCCGACGATGGCGTGGCCATCCTCAATCGCGATGACAAGGCCTTCGATACCTGGCAAACCCGCGCCGCCGGCCGCCGCGTCTCCAGTTTCGGCCTGCACGACAAGCGTGCCGACTTCCGCGCCAGTGACCTGAAGCGCGACGCCCGAGGCTGCCCGGGATTCACCCTGCACGGCCCGGCCGGCGAGGCTGCCGTTCAGCTGAATCTCCTGGGTGAGCACAACGTCAAAAACGCCCTGGCCGCCGCCGCTGCCGCCCACGCCCTGGGCGTGCCGCTGGTCGGGATCGTCTCCGGCTTGCAGAACCTGCAGCCAGTCAAGGGGCGCGCCGCAGCGCAGCTGGCGACGAACGGCATGCGTGTGATCGACGACAGCTACAACGCCAATCCGGCTTCAATCTGCGCGGCGATTGATATACTCGCCGGCTTTTCCGGCCGGACCGTTCTGGTCCTCGGGGACATGGGCGAGTTGGGTGCCTGGGCGGAATCTTCCCACCGCGAAGTGGGAACTTACGCCATTGGCAAAGTCACCGCGCTCTATGCCGTCGGACCGTTGATGAGCCACGCCGTGCAGGCGTTCGGTTCCGCGGGCCGGCATTTCGCCGATCAGGCCAGCCTGATCGACGCCCTGGCCGACGAAGCATCGTCAACCACCATTCTGATCAAGGGTTCCCGCAGCGCGGCGATGGACAAGGTCGTCGCGGCGTTGTGCGGTACCTCCGAGGAGAGTCACTAAATGCTGCTGCTGCTCGCCGAGTACCTGCAACAGTTCTACAAGGGCTTCGGCGTCTTCCAGTACCTGACCCTGCGCGGCATCCTGAGCGTGCTGACCGCACTCGCCCTGTCGCTGTGGCTGGGCCCGTGGATGATCCGCACCCTGCAGATCCGTCAGATCGGCCAGGCCGTGCGCAACGACGGCCCGCAATCGCACCTGTCCAAGAAAGGCACGCCGACCATGGGTGGCGCGCTGATCCTCACCGCCATCGCCATCAGCACCCTGCTGTGGTCCGACTGGTCGAACCGCTACATGTGGGTCGTGCTGGCCGTCACGTTGCTGTTCGGCGCGGTCGGCTGGGTAGATGACTACCGCAAGGTGATCGAGAAGAACTCGCGCGGCCTGCCGAGCCGCTGGAAGTATTTCTGGCAGTCGGTATTCGGCCTGGGCGCGGCGATCTTCCTGTTCATGACCGCCGAAACGCCGGTCGAGACCACCCTGATCGTGCCGATGCTGAAGAACGTCGAGATCCCGCTCGGCATCTTCTTCGTCGTGCTGACCTATTTCGTGATCGTCGGTTCGAGCAACGCGGTGAACCTCACCGACGGCCTCGATGGCCTGGCCATCATGCCCACCGTGATGGTCGGCGGTGCGCTGGGGATCTTCTGCTACCTGTCGGGCAACATCAAATTCGCCGAATACCTGTTCATCCCGAGCGTGCCGGGCGCGGGCGAACTGATCATCTTCTGTGCCGCCATCGTTGGTGCGGGGCTGGGCTTCCTCTGGTTCAACACCTACCCGGCGCAGGTCTTCATGGGCGACGTCGGCGCGCTGGCGCTGGGCGCCGCGCTGGGCACCATCGCGGTGATCGTCCGCCAGGAAATCGTGCTGTTCATCATGGGCGGCGTGTTCGTCATGGAAACCCTGTCGGTGGTGATCCAGGTCGCCTCCTTCAAGTTGACCGGCAAGCGGGTGTTCCGCATGGCGCCGATCCACCACCACTTCGAACTCAAGGGCTGGCCGGAGCCGCGCGTGATCGTGCGCTTCTGGATCATCACGGTGATTCTCGTGCTGATCGGCCTGGCCACGTTGAAACTGCGTTGAGGACTGATCGAGCATGAGCCTGATCGCTTCCGACCAATTCCGCATCGTTGTCGGCCTCGGCAAGAGCGGCATGTCCCTGGTGCGCTACCTGGCGCGCCAGGGCGTGCCGTTTGCCGTGGCCGATACGCGCGCGAATCCGCCGGAGCTGGCGACCCTGCGCGAGCAGTACCCGCAGGTCGAGGTGCGCTGCGGCGACCTCGACGCCGATTTCCTCTGCCGTGCCCAGGAGCTCTACGTGAGCCCCGGCCTGTCGCTGCGCGTCCCGGCGCTGGTGGAAGCTGCCGCCCGTGGCGTGCGGATGTCCGGCGACGTCGACCTGTTCGCGCGTCACGCGAAGGCGCCCATCGTCGCCATCACCGGTTCCAATGCCAAGAGCACCGTCACCACCCAGGTGGGCGACATGGCCCAGGCTGCCGGCAAGCGTGTTGCGGTCGGCGGCAACCTGGGCACCCCGGCGCTGGACCTGCTGGCCGACGACGTCGAGCTGTATGTCGTGGAACTCTCCAGCTTCCAGCTGGAAACCTGCGAGCGCCTGAACGCCGAGGTCGCCACCTGCCTGAACGTCAGCGAAGACCACATGGACCGCTACGACGGCATGGCCGACTACCACCTGGCCAAGCACCGCATCTTCCGCGGCGCCCGGCAGGTCGTGGTGAACCGTGCCGACCCGCTGAGCCGTCCGCTGATCGCCGACAACGTGCCGTGCTGGACCTTCGGCACCAACAA from Pseudomonas sp. GCEP-101 includes these protein-coding regions:
- a CDS encoding UDP-N-acetylmuramoyl-L-alanyl-D-glutamate--2,6-diaminopimelate ligase; the protein is MPMSLNQLLPQAESGELIRELTLDSRTVKPGDLFLAVPGGRQDGRAHIAAALTQGAAAVAYEAEGAVDLPPSDVPMIAIKGLAKQLSAIAGRFYGEPSRGVELVGVTGTNGKTSVSQLVAQALDLLGERCGIVGTLGTGFYGALESGRHTTPDPLAVQATLARLKQAGAKAVAMEVSSHGLEQGRVAALGFDVAVFTNLSRDHLDYHGTMEAYGAAKAKLFAWPGLRCRVINLDDDFGRQLAGESHESRLMGYSLSDPSAYIYCREAQFSDAGVQAQIVTPQGEGLLRSALLGKFNLSNLLAVVGALLGLDYPLGDVLKVLPQLQGPVGRMQRLGGGDKPLVVVDYAHTPDALEKVLLALRPHVHGQLLCLFGCGGDRDSGKRPIMAQIAEQHADRVLVTDDNPRTEKSEAIIADIRAGFAKPDAVEFVPGRGEAIARLIASAGADDVVLLAGKGHEDYQEIDGVRHPFSDLDQAAEALAAWEVKRD
- a CDS encoding UDP-N-acetylmuramoyl-tripeptide--D-alanyl-D-alanine ligase, whose translation is MIKPLSLNEIAGALNGRVAGADARFDAVSTDSRAIVPGQLFIALTGPRFDGHDYLADVAAKGAVAALVEREVADAPLPQLVVKDTRIALGQLGALNRAAFTGRVAAVTGSSGKTTVKEMLASILRTQGDVLATRGNLNNDLGAPLTLLQLAPEHQSAVIELGANRVGEIAYTVSLTRPQVAIITNAGTAHVGEFGGQDKIVLAKGEILEGLADDGVAILNRDDKAFDTWQTRAAGRRVSSFGLHDKRADFRASDLKRDARGCPGFTLHGPAGEAAVQLNLLGEHNVKNALAAAAAAHALGVPLVGIVSGLQNLQPVKGRAAAQLATNGMRVIDDSYNANPASICAAIDILAGFSGRTVLVLGDMGELGAWAESSHREVGTYAIGKVTALYAVGPLMSHAVQAFGSAGRHFADQASLIDALADEASSTTILIKGSRSAAMDKVVAALCGTSEESH
- the mraY gene encoding phospho-N-acetylmuramoyl-pentapeptide-transferase is translated as MLLLLAEYLQQFYKGFGVFQYLTLRGILSVLTALALSLWLGPWMIRTLQIRQIGQAVRNDGPQSHLSKKGTPTMGGALILTAIAISTLLWSDWSNRYMWVVLAVTLLFGAVGWVDDYRKVIEKNSRGLPSRWKYFWQSVFGLGAAIFLFMTAETPVETTLIVPMLKNVEIPLGIFFVVLTYFVIVGSSNAVNLTDGLDGLAIMPTVMVGGALGIFCYLSGNIKFAEYLFIPSVPGAGELIIFCAAIVGAGLGFLWFNTYPAQVFMGDVGALALGAALGTIAVIVRQEIVLFIMGGVFVMETLSVVIQVASFKLTGKRVFRMAPIHHHFELKGWPEPRVIVRFWIITVILVLIGLATLKLR
- the murD gene encoding UDP-N-acetylmuramoyl-L-alanine--D-glutamate ligase translates to MSLIASDQFRIVVGLGKSGMSLVRYLARQGVPFAVADTRANPPELATLREQYPQVEVRCGDLDADFLCRAQELYVSPGLSLRVPALVEAAARGVRMSGDVDLFARHAKAPIVAITGSNAKSTVTTQVGDMAQAAGKRVAVGGNLGTPALDLLADDVELYVVELSSFQLETCERLNAEVATCLNVSEDHMDRYDGMADYHLAKHRIFRGARQVVVNRADPLSRPLIADNVPCWTFGTNKPDFKGFGLIEEDGEKWLAFQFDKLMPARELKIRGAHNQSNALAALALGHAVGLPFEPMLQTLREFAGLAHRCQWVRERNGVNYYDDSKATNVGAALAAIEGLGADIDGKLVLIAGGDGKGADFHDLRAPVAQHCRAVVLLGRDAELVGAAIGNAVPKVRVNTLDEAVEHAADLALPGDAVLLSPACASLDMFKNYEERGRLFAKAVEELA